A portion of the Amyelois transitella isolate CPQ chromosome 2, ilAmyTran1.1, whole genome shotgun sequence genome contains these proteins:
- the LOC132904361 gene encoding trypsin Tyr p 3.0101-like has translation MAIYDKKHRMRVLIIFRKLTTVFKIVRCELNPFITGGNFVKYNKYPHSVYIVFACNFRFLCGGSVLNQAIILTSAHCFEGCDVKKYEKVEVKYGHEKITNMKSVNMKKFVLHEKFDDSSLIHDVSLLLTVKNIPLSNSVKRVVLMKRPPTAEYAYVSGWGMDEKNKLQAAMKHTYARIQKTEVCKSMGSLPWGVFCAGPLTGVGAADEGDSGGALVVNDCIQIGLVSYKVRKLSLVAYTNVSLYLDWIKKHARALRCSG, from the exons ATGGCAATATATGACAAGAAGCACAGAATGAGGGTATTGATCATATTCCGCAAACTCACCACCG tgTTTAAAATCGTTAGATGCGAATTAAACCCTTTCATAACCGGCGGGAATTTCGTCAAATACAATAAGTACCCACACTCCGTGTATATAGTTTTTGCTTGTAATTTCAGATTTTTATGTGGGGGCTCTGTGTTGAACCAAGCAATAATATTAACTTCAGCCCACTGCTTCGAGGGGTGTGATGtaaagaaatatgaaaaagttGAAGTCAAATATGGTCACGAAAAAATAACGAACATGAAATCTGTAAATATGAAGAAGTTTGTACTTCACGAGAAGTTTGATGACTCATCATTGATACACGATGTAAGCTTACTGTTGACAGTTAAGAATATACCGTTGAGTAATTCAGTGAAAAGGGTGGTTCTTATGAAGAGACCGCCTACAGCAGAGTACGCTTATGTTTCTGGATGGGGCATGGAT gaaaaaaataaactgcaAGCGGCGATGAAGCACACATATGCCAGGATTCAGAAGACAGAGGTGTGTAAAAGCATGGGTTCGCTGCCGTGGGGCGTCTTCTGTGCAGGGCCCTTGACGGGAGTCGGCGCCGCTGATGA GGGTGACTCAGGCGGCGCTCTCGTCGTCAACGACTGCATACAAATCGGCCTAGTGTCATACAAAGTGAGGAAATTGAGTTTGGTCGCGTATACTAATGTTTCTCTATATTTGGATTGGATAAAAAAGCATGCAAGAGCATTAAGATGTAGTggttaa
- the LOC106143607 gene encoding trypsin eta-like codes for MCGGSILNQNLVLTAAHCVDDCIEEDNILVKYGNKMIYEMKQTSTKKTVHHEDYDDFYMLNDIALVLTKERIPLDSVVKRVILMKSPPVVTDAYVSGWGVDEYNVVSHALKHTTALVRDVKTCVQVMGSIPDGTFCAGPITGIGAANRGDSGSALVINKYIQIGIVSYKLKDYTLVTYTNVSYFMDWIQVNSVELFCYNETESAN; via the exons ATGTGCGGTGGGTCCATACTGAACCAGAACTTGGTACTGACAGCAGCGCACTGCGTCGATGATTGTATAGAAGAGGACAATATACTTGTAAAATATGgcaataaaatgatttatgaAATGAAACAAACATCAACAAAGAAAACGGTTCATCATGAAGATTACGATGATTTCTATATGTTGAATGATATAGCACTAGTATTGACTAAGGAAAGAATACCATTGGATAGCGTTGTAAAGAGAGTCATACTAATGAAATCGCCACCTGTAGTAACAGATGCCTACGTTTCGGGATGGGGAGTGGAC gaatACAATGTGGTATCACATGCATTAAAACACACAACCGCATTAGTGCGAGATGTAAAAACATGCGTACAAGTAATGGGTTCGATTCCTGATGGCACATTTTGTGCGGGACCCATTACAGGAATCGGTGCGGCAAATCG tgGTGATTCCGGTAGTGCTCTCGTAATCAACAAGTACATTCAAATTGGTATCGTGTCATACAAACTTAAAGACTACACTTTAGTAACTTATACAAATGTGTCCTACTTCATGGATTGGATACAGGTCAATTCTGTAGAACTTTTCTGTTACAACGAAACTGAATCggcgaattga